The Candidatus Nitrospira nitrosa genomic sequence AAATGCCGTACTATCACGATGTTTGGGATTCATATTCGCCTGGAGCTTGAACACATAGGCACTGAACGGCATGTCAATCGGATCAACGGTGAGCTCGGACCCATCCTCTCGGTCCGCCAAGCGTGCGCCGGGGCTGGGCGCCAACTCCACAAAGGCGTCCAGGAAACTCTCGATACCGAAGTTCGTGAGTGCGGAAGCAAAAAAGACCGGGGTCACGTCGCCACTGAGAAACTGTTCCCGTGTGAACGGGTTCCCGGCAATCTCCAAGAGTTCCAGATCATGCTGCACTTGCGTCAACATCTCTTCCGTCACTCGGCTGTGTGAGCCAAGCTCGGTGAACGGCAACATATCAGTCTCTACTCTAGTCGCTCCACCATGCATGGTCTTACTGAACAGCTGCACTTGACTGTCTGCTCTGGTCACAATGCCCACGAAGTCGCTGCCCGATCCGATCGGCCAGTTGATGGCACTCGCGTGAATATCCAAGGCCTGTTCAACCTCGGTCATGAGATCCAAAGGAGGGCGTCCAGGCAGATCCATCTTGTTGATCAACGTCAGGACCGGAATCCGCCGCATGCGGCATACGGCAAAGAGTTTGCGGGTCTGCGTTTCCACACCTTTCGCCGCGTCGATCACCATGATCGCGCTATCCGCAGCGGTCAAGGTCCGATAGGTATCTTCGGAAAAGTCCTGGTGGCCCGGCGTATCGAGTAAATTGATGACCGCGCCCTTGTACGGAAACTGCATCGCCGACGCGGTGATCGAAATTCCCCGTTCCTGCTCCATGCCCATCCAATCCGAAGCTGTCGTCTTTCCACCCTTGCGTCCACGCACCATGCCGGCCGTGCGGATCAAGCCAGAATACAGCAGGAGTTTTTCGGTCAGCGTCGTCTTCCCGGCATCCGGATGGCTGATAATGGCAAAGGTCCGCCGTTGCCGGGTCGCAGCCGCCAGTTCACTCAACGTAGTCGTGTCAGATATCATGATTGGCCAGGCAGTCTATCATATTGTGTCTAACAGGGTGCTGAAAAAGTCCGCCAGCGGCGTTCTCGCATCGCTCAGAGGCTCAACGTACGGGGCAGAGTACGATTCGCCTCTTCGCTTGCTGCGGCCTTGCTGAACGGCCATTTTGAGCACCCTGCACGGCCAGTTAGAGTCCTCTCAAACTTCGATACCTGTGATGGCCGCAGGAGCCAAAATGAGTTTTTCCGCAACCTGCTAAAAGAGGAGTGTGATCATCCGGGGAAATCGCTGGGAAGCTCAAATCCAGCTCGCTCTACCGCGCGACGAACGGCACCCAGAACAGCCGGAGTATCGGAACAAGGCAGCACAGTCACTTCAGGAGCCGCACGAAGTCGAATCACCAACTGGTCGATCTCCTCGCCAAGGACTGTGTCACAGGTGTGGTAGAGACCCTCCGGACCTTCCTCGAGCAGATTATGCTTTTCAAGAACAGAGCGCAACGTCGCCAAGACTCCGAACGTGGGAGTCGGCATTAGTAAGGCCGCAATCGCCCCATGATCGAGCCTGAGTTTTGCCGCGATGGGAAGCGGCTCTCCCCCACGCTGTCGCTGAGCCGCAGGGAGTAAGATCTTCTCCTCAATTCCAATATGACGCAACAGCCCGGCCCGAAAGCCATCGTAGGATTTCCGTTCCACGCGGCCGCCTCTATCAATCGCCGATTCCAGCAACCGCTCAAGTCTCCGGTGATCGTCCACCAGAATGCGGGTGATCGATCCGTTCCTCTCACCGTCAGCAGGCCCCATCGAGACAGTCTCCTCGACAACCGCTCCAAGAACACGTGATGCCCACGTGGTTCCACCTCCATCAGTGATCACTTCATACAGCATCGGTACCGGCCGCGACGGAGCATACCGGTTTGGGAGGTCACAATTCCATAGCTTCTTCAAGCTGTAGGGGGTCGGCTGGTGTCGGACGGTCAGAATACGGCCGGCTCCATGGCGATCGGACATCCAGTCTGTTCCAGCTGTGTGTTCAGTGCCGGACCGCTTGAGCGTAGACGGCGAGAACCGAGATAAAGAAAATGACGCACGCGGTGGAGAATGAGGCTAGGAGGGAGAATGGACCGGCCGGCTGAAATCGCGCCCGCCGAGTACGAGGGAATCGCATCAGGCAAAACGTCATAAACGAGGCCGCTGCTCCTGTGAGTGCCAGAAGAATGTAGGCTGTGTCCATGCAGACACCCAACTCCTCTGCTACGTCAGAACAAACAGCAGGCCGGCGCCTCCAATCAGAAGGAACAACGCCCAGCGAAGCAATCCCGCTCGCGCATCGGACTGTTCTTGTTGAATTCGACGTTGCAAGGCGGGGTGACTTTGCAGATAGGCGGCAACAGAGGCTTTGGCCTCTTTCACGTCGACCTGCTGTTCGTGACGAACCAACGTGATCGCATCAAGCACTTGCCCTCGCCGCAAAGCCGCCAGAACCGCTTCGGAGAGGGGGTGGTCAAAGAGCGACTGTTGCGCGGTCTCAGCAATCGGTGGGTGAAGTGAGGAGGGTGACATAGGCTGAGAGTCAGCCTACCACCATCATGCGAGCGGCAGAAGCAAATCAACAGAACCGGCAGCAGAATTCATCACGCCACAGCGAGCTCTGAACCTACCGGTATCCGTTCTCCTCGTCGCGGATACGGTGTTGCGATGATCCCGCTGGACCGAAGAAGCCGCTTACAACTGCTTCGGCCACAGGGAGCTGAGTTCCGGATATTGAGCCCGGTAGTCGGCGTGGCTCGCACGAATCACTTTGAGCGCTTCCTCCCGGCCATACACGCTGGTAATTTCCACCTTATTATGTTGAGTCGTCCCAGGCGCGCTCTTGTAGGTCAGAAAATAATGTTGCAGGCGATCCATGAGTGCCGACGGACATTGTGAAATATCCGTGAAGCCCCCGTACACCGCGTCGTCCCGCATGACGGCGATAATCTTGTCATCGGCTTCCCCGCCGTCGGCCATGCTCAACCCACCGATCGGGAGCGCCGTGAGTAAGATATCGCTATGCGGAATGTTTTTTTCCGACAAGACACAGATATCCAGCGGGTCACCGTCCCCGACCATGCCCTTCCGACGGGCTCGCTTCGCAAAGATCCCCGCCACCTGTTCCCCGGAATAGGTCTGCGGAATCAGGCCGTAGTAGACCGGACAACAATTGGAGAACCGCTGCGGCCGATCAACCTTGAGAAACCCGCTGCGTTTGTCGACTTCATACTTAACCGTATCAGTGGGAACAATTTCGATATAGGCCATGACGACGTCCGGAGCTTCCTGCCCGATCGATACGCCGTGCCACGGATGCGCCTTGAACATCAGCCCGAGCAACCGCTGAAACGGGTCGCTGCCGCCATGCGCTTCATTACTTCTCTCTGTCGTCTTCCCGCTGGTCTTCACTCTCTGCCCTTTCATGGATCCTCCCCCTCCCTAGTACGAACCGCTCTTCGCTGTCAGCCCACTTTGCACTTCAGACTCAGTATGTCTCAGGCATTCCGAGAGGGCAAGCAGATGCCGAGAAAAACTCTTTCACGCTTCGCCAAGCTTATGGTGTTCTCGGACTGGCCTCGCAAGACTCCCCATCCAGAGAAGAATGTGCCGACGATTGGCGGCACGAGTGCGAGACTTAAGTTATTCTTCAAAAGGACCGAATAAATACGGACGATTACCTGAATCGCACATTACAACGCCGGACTGGCCACACACACTATGGCACACCCGAACGCTTCTGAAACACAACCCAACGGACCAATCCCGACGAGACCCGACGACCTCACAATCGGCATGTACGTAGATCTGAATTGTTCCTGGTTCAGACATCCGTTTGCGAGCAAGACCTTCACCATTACATCCGATAAGGAATTGACCATCATTCGTGGCCTTGGACTGGACACTGTGCTGGTTCATCCCGCGCTATCTGATTCTCAAGGCACCCCACAAAACTCCCAAAATGATGGCGATGGAAGAACAACCGCAGCGCCCACCCTCCCTGATACGACAGGACCGGACACCGTGCGCTGCGATACTCCTGCTCCTCCCCCAACAATCGTCCAATATAAAGAGAGCCTTCAGCAAGCCAACATGCTGTATCGGCAGACCGTGGCTGAAAGCTCACAAGCGCTCAACGATATCAAGAACGGATCTGAATCCGGTCTGGTTGCGGCAAAACAGATGATCCATGGGCTGACAGAAATCCTGGTCAGTGACAACGCCTCGAGCGCCATGGGAAGTTTGTTGGGCGCCCAGGAGCTCGACGATCTCAGTGTTCTGCATGCCATGAACGTTGCCGTACTCTCCATGCTCGTCGGACGCCAATTTGACCTTGGCCATGAAGCCATGCATGCACTCGGAACTGCCGGGTTCCTGCACGACATCGGTGAGCAGGCGCTCCCCCCTGATCTCCGACACCGGAGCTGGGCCAGTATGAACACCGAGGATCAAAAAGCGTTTCAACAACACGTGGATTTCGGGCTCAACATGCTGGCCCAATTCCCAGGACTTCCCGATGACGTACTCAGCATCATTCGAAACCACCATGAACGGGTCGATGGATCCGGCTATCCTGCCCGGATACGGGGCGATCAACTGTCTCTGCTCTCTAGAATTCATGCGGTGGTAGATGAATATGAAAGCCTGGTGAATACACCGGATCCTCTCACGACCATGACTCCCACAGAAACTTTGTCCAAACTGTACACTAACGCCAAAACAAAATTCTCGGAAGAGGTCGTCGTTGGACTTATTCAAACACTGAGCGTGTATCCCCCTGGAACGGTCGTCGCCCTCAACGATCATTCAGTTGGACTGGTCGTCAGCATCAATCTTCACTCCCGTATGCGTCCCCTCATTGTGCTTTACGACCCTACCGTCAACCAAGCGAATCCTCACATTGCCGACCTCAGCAAGGACCCTACCCTCTCCATCGTACGAAGCATCCCGAGAAGTGAGCTCTCGCAGGAAACCTCCGACTATCTCAATCTGACAAAGTGGACAGGATTTTTCATCAGTTCCTCTTTAAAAACATTGGAAGAGGATCGGGCAGCCTAGCAACTCCTGCGCATCGCCAATTTCGAAGACTCCGCCCGGGAGAATTTGGTTCACCGGCACTGAGAATACCTTCAGACCATCATCAGATCCCTCACCGCTTCCACCCTTCGCACAGCATCTAAATCCCGCTACTCACTTCCCACGAGCTCTTACGATCACCGCCGCCACATCATTCAACCTGATCGTCGCATCGAACAACTCCATCCCGACCAACTCCGTCAACTGCACGGCATGAGCGCCAACCTTGGCGACCTTGCCTTCCACGTCTTGCCCCGAACCCAACTTGACCTTTACACGTTTTCCAACGTGCTGCTCAAGCAAGGACTTCATGGCATTCGGGCTATCGATGTCCACCATCGCTTCATCGACCGCGACAGCTGGCGCTGGTCCAGCAACGCCAAGCCCAACGAGTAACGCACACGCACAGATTGCCCTGCTTATGCTTTCCTGCATCCTGTCCCCCTTGCTGGATATTGTCACGATCGTACGGGCCATCACGAGGCCGGAGCTTACCGCGAGTACGTAAGAAAGTCATCTACCGTCTCATTCGTCGCCAAACGGTCGGAGGCCACCACAAGAAGGCCGGCTGCGCACGGCGGAACACGAGCCCCCACAATCGCATGATTACAGGTATTCATAGCCAGCGCGCACTCGGCGCACGACCATCGCGCCGTCACGAACAAGTCCATTGCCACCCCCTTGCACAACTTTGAAGAAAAATGGATGTCTCTTCTTTTTTTCGCTAGACTGAGTCCGCATTCATCACCACATCTGAGCCGCTTCATGACTGTGAGGAAAGGCGCTTACCAAACCGAATCGGTGAGCCCGTAGATCCCGTGACGACTCTCCCCGCAAAAATCCCTGACGTCCCGCCCAAGCCCCGCGCGTCTCTGGTGGTACGGGCCGGCGGCGTCTATTTTCTTGTCGCGCTCGGGGTCGGATTCGTACTCGAGGTCGTTCGGCTTGAAGTGATCGCCCTGCATATCAGCGAACTGATTGCTCGATTACTCGAAGTCCCCAACACCCTGTTGGCCATGATCATCGGCGCGAAATGGACGATCGACCGCTTCCATCTGCCGCCTCTCCCACGCATACGGCTCGGCATCGGGTTCGTGGCCTTCGTCTTGATGATTCTCACGGAGTCAGCGGTCGTCCTTCCGCTTCATGGCCTCACAATCGATGAGTACATGGCCCTTCAACATGCCGTTGCGGGGATGTTGCCGGTCGGAGTGCTCGCCGTATTGACCGGCATGCCATTGCTGGTCAGCTATCGATGGGAACGCTGATGTGAGTGAGTGAGTGCCTGCCTGGCCTGACCGGCTCTACCCGATTGAGCTGACGACATCGACGATCATCTTCTCCCTCCCGAATCTATTTCTCCATCCACCTATCGCCACTCACAAGACTCCCGGAAACCTCAGCCTGAAGTCTTGACAGCCATGCCCCCTCTTGTGAGATACGAGTGAAACGACTGAGTCCTGCGTCTCCCCAGAGAGTCATCGTCAAACCAGAAGCCTGTGACGTGTTCGCCCCATATGACAGGAGTGATTGATGAGCCCTATCAAATATCTCGCGTGGTTAAGTCCGTTGATATGCATAACCATCATCACAACCGGGACAGCATCAGAGCCTTCCGACCCAGAGTCGGCCGTCCGGCGTCTCGTCCGAGCCAATGCCGAGAAAGACTTGCCGACACTCTCTCGCATGATGGCTCATGACGCCGATATCATCAGCTACGGGGTTGCCGGTCGGAAATATGTCGGATGGCCCGAGCTTGAGCAAGGCATGAAAGAGGAGTTTGGGAACGCTCAGAAACTGGAGATTCCCATCAAAGAACTGACGGTGTGGACGAAGCGAGACCTCGCTTGGTACGCGATGGAACTTGACTATATTCGGTATGTGACCGACGGCACCGGACTCAAGAAGACAGTGCTTCCGATGAGAGAAACCGGCGTGCTGGAACGACGCGATGGCCGATGGCAGCTGTTATCATGGCATGAATCCTTTCGATCCGCTCAATTGAGCGCTCCACTCTCCTCACCTTCAACCGGGTCTTCGCCACAAGCACGTGAGAGCACTCACACCCCACCTGCCACCGATCTGAGTGGAGAGTGGGAAATCCTTGAGGTTGAAGATGACAAGCGATATAGAGCGACGTTCGACCGAAGTGGAAATGGACCGTACACCCAGCATGGCGGTCGCTTCACGACCAACCAGGTGATGAACCGCCTATGGCAAGGCACCTGGCAACAGCCGGGCAATGATCGAGAGGGTGGATTTGAAGTCCTGCTTTCAGAGGACGGCACTGAGGCCAAAGGCATCTGGTGGTACAGCAGAGTCGGTGCACAAAAGAATATCCCTCCGCGAGAACACGGCGGGACCTATCACTGGAAGAAGGTTGCGCCGTAGCTGATTCAAAGGCGATGCGCGATCCGTAGACTTGGGTATCGAGATGCGCTATGCAATGAAGTCTGGAGAAGAAAAGAGTGAGTTAGGCCGGTGTGGGAATGGTGAGGCCGCACTGGGGGGCCATTCCCTGCCATTGATACTCTGTAGCTGACATTTCTTCTCCTCCGAAGAGTTCTGACAGGGTACGCCCGCCTGAGTTTTCATATTCGTCATCGTTGCCTTCTTTCAGAGGGTCCTTGATGGAACTGCGCCTACCAGGCCGCAATCATTGGCATCGTCCATGGTGCTATGGCCTGGGGAACTTCTCGTGAGGAATCCCGTCTCAGGATCTACGCCAGAAGTCTTACGGTTCACGGTTCCTCTCATTCACAAACCATTGACTACTCATTTCTTAGAAACCTTCGAGTACTACATTTTGAGGTCATGAGCGCGGCCAGCTCACCAGCGAGTTCCGCCTCTCCATGCTTTCTCTCCAGCTCCTTGTTATGGACTGGGACACCTCACATCGGTAGAATGTTCACACATTCAAATACCCGGCACCTCACGATATCCTGGCTCTTCCGGAGGGCACTTCATGGACACGCATCGCTGGATACTTACGCACATGATCACGGTCCTTGGAATCACTGGCAGCCTCGTTCACCTTCTCCTCACCCTGACACCCGATGCACATGCCGAATCTTTCAACATCAAACCCGGTGCATGGGAGATGTCCGTGACAACTGTCACATCCGGAATGAAGCTTTCACCTGAACTGTCGGCAAAGATGGCACCGGCACAACGGGCTCACATGGAACAGATGATGAAGGCTCGAGAAGGCAAACCTCACACGATGACCACGCGATCCTGTATTACCCAGGAAGATCTGAGCCAGGATCGGATTATCAAGGAGATGGAAGACGAAGACGAGGACACGGCGGTGCAGTGCAAGGTCAAGGTACTGTCCAAATCCTCGACCAAGCTTGTCCTCGACCAACTATGCCCAGGCCCTCCCCCCTCCGCCACGCACTTCATGGTTGAGGCGAAGACACCTGAAAGCATCGTGGCACTCGGAGATCGAGGAGAGACCGGATCCGGCAAGTCCCATATCGACATCAAAGGAAAGTGGGTCAGCGCGAGCTGTGATGGACTGGATGAGTAGCGCTTAATCTTCATCCAATACTTTCACTCTTCAAGTAAAACATGCGGTAGGGTTGGAGCAGTCTCGGTCGACTCTTATTGTTTCAATCGCGGGGCTCTTGAGGGACACCACGAGTCGGGGTACACTGATTGTCCTATGATGTTCCTAAACCCAGATACGGCACAATCATCGAAAGGAGATTCTTTCATGAAAATCATAAGTCTGTTGGCCGCCTTCTCCGTGACGGCCCTCTTCGGCGTCTCTCTTACTCTTACTTTTTCTTCGTCGGCTATCGCTCAGAGCGTCTCTCCATCGGCCAAACAGAATGTTGAATCAGCGCAGAAGCCGGTCAAAACCATTGGCATGGAAGAGTATCGAAAGATTGTTGATAATCCTGGCGCAGCCTTGATTGTGGATGTGCGTGAACCGCAAGAGTATGCAGCCGGACACGTCCCTGGAGCGATCAACATTCCACGTGGAGTGATCGATTCCAAAATCTGGAACTATCTGCAGAAAACCGACATGGAACACCCAATTGTGCTCCAGTGTCAAAGTGGGAGACGTGCGACACTTGCCGCTCAAACTCTTGGAGAACTTGGATTCACACAGACCTCTGCGGTGATTATGAACCTTGACGAATGGAAAACATCGGGCAACCCGTTTGTGAAGTAGCCGTCTAGCCAGTCAGATCCCAACGAGGGAGAATCCCATGACCGTCGATAGCTCTC encodes the following:
- a CDS encoding inorganic pyrophosphatase, with translation MFKAHPWHGVSIGQEAPDVVMAYIEIVPTDTVKYEVDKRSGFLKVDRPQRFSNCCPVYYGLIPQTYSGEQVAGIFAKRARRKGMVGDGDPLDICVLSEKNIPHSDILLTALPIGGLSMADGGEADDKIIAVMRDDAVYGGFTDISQCPSALMDRLQHYFLTYKSAPGTTQHNKVEITSVYGREEALKVIRASHADYRAQYPELSSLWPKQL
- a CDS encoding rhodanese-like domain-containing protein is translated as MKIISLLAAFSVTALFGVSLTLTFSSSAIAQSVSPSAKQNVESAQKPVKTIGMEEYRKIVDNPGAALIVDVREPQEYAAGHVPGAINIPRGVIDSKIWNYLQKTDMEHPIVLQCQSGRRATLAAQTLGELGFTQTSAVIMNLDEWKTSGNPFVK
- a CDS encoding DUF3617 domain-containing protein, producing MDTHRWILTHMITVLGITGSLVHLLLTLTPDAHAESFNIKPGAWEMSVTTVTSGMKLSPELSAKMAPAQRAHMEQMMKAREGKPHTMTTRSCITQEDLSQDRIIKEMEDEDEDTAVQCKVKVLSKSSTKLVLDQLCPGPPPSATHFMVEAKTPESIVALGDRGETGSGKSHIDIKGKWVSASCDGLDE
- a CDS encoding peptide chain release factor 3; its protein translation is MISDTTTLSELAAATRQRRTFAIISHPDAGKTTLTEKLLLYSGLIRTAGMVRGRKGGKTTASDWMGMEQERGISITASAMQFPYKGAVINLLDTPGHQDFSEDTYRTLTAADSAIMVIDAAKGVETQTRKLFAVCRMRRIPVLTLINKMDLPGRPPLDLMTEVEQALDIHASAINWPIGSGSDFVGIVTRADSQVQLFSKTMHGGATRVETDMLPFTELGSHSRVTEEMLTQVQHDLELLEIAGNPFTREQFLSGDVTPVFFASALTNFGIESFLDAFVELAPSPGARLADREDGSELTVDPIDMPFSAYVFKLQANMNPKHRDSTAFLRVCSGRFERDMVVKHHRLGRDIRLARPHSLVAQERSTVEEAYAGDIIGIINPGVFAIGDTVSLTGGFNFKPLPQFQPEIFARLRPTDVGKRKAFDKGVTQMAQEGTVQIMRSLHDQEILIAAVGRLQFDVLQYRLRHEYRVETILDALPFSCSAWLEGDPSTFKSPSASMMVKDQRDRVVVLFGDQLMKTIARDRNPDHVLQEMG
- a CDS encoding hemerythrin domain-containing protein → MSDRHGAGRILTVRHQPTPYSLKKLWNCDLPNRYAPSRPVPMLYEVITDGGGTTWASRVLGAVVEETVSMGPADGERNGSITRILVDDHRRLERLLESAIDRGGRVERKSYDGFRAGLLRHIGIEEKILLPAAQRQRGGEPLPIAAKLRLDHGAIAALLMPTPTFGVLATLRSVLEKHNLLEEGPEGLYHTCDTVLGEEIDQLVIRLRAAPEVTVLPCSDTPAVLGAVRRAVERAGFELPSDFPG
- a CDS encoding nuclear transport factor 2 family protein, producing MSPIKYLAWLSPLICITIITTGTASEPSDPESAVRRLVRANAEKDLPTLSRMMAHDADIISYGVAGRKYVGWPELEQGMKEEFGNAQKLEIPIKELTVWTKRDLAWYAMELDYIRYVTDGTGLKKTVLPMRETGVLERRDGRWQLLSWHESFRSAQLSAPLSSPSTGSSPQARESTHTPPATDLSGEWEILEVEDDKRYRATFDRSGNGPYTQHGGRFTTNQVMNRLWQGTWQQPGNDREGGFEVLLSEDGTEAKGIWWYSRVGAQKNIPPREHGGTYHWKKVAP
- a CDS encoding HD-GYP domain-containing protein, which encodes MAHPNASETQPNGPIPTRPDDLTIGMYVDLNCSWFRHPFASKTFTITSDKELTIIRGLGLDTVLVHPALSDSQGTPQNSQNDGDGRTTAAPTLPDTTGPDTVRCDTPAPPPTIVQYKESLQQANMLYRQTVAESSQALNDIKNGSESGLVAAKQMIHGLTEILVSDNASSAMGSLLGAQELDDLSVLHAMNVAVLSMLVGRQFDLGHEAMHALGTAGFLHDIGEQALPPDLRHRSWASMNTEDQKAFQQHVDFGLNMLAQFPGLPDDVLSIIRNHHERVDGSGYPARIRGDQLSLLSRIHAVVDEYESLVNTPDPLTTMTPTETLSKLYTNAKTKFSEEVVVGLIQTLSVYPPGTVVALNDHSVGLVVSINLHSRMRPLIVLYDPTVNQANPHIADLSKDPTLSIVRSIPRSELSQETSDYLNLTKWTGFFISSSLKTLEEDRAA